Proteins encoded within one genomic window of Rhodothermaceae bacterium:
- the mutL gene encoding DNA mismatch repair endonuclease MutL, whose translation MEQAAQIRRMPIELANKIAAGEVVQRPASAVKELLENAIDAGATDISVLIKASGSNLIQVRDNGTGMSSQDAAQCFERHATSKIAQAEDLENIRTLGFRGEALASIAAIAQVSLKTKRQEGTEGTHVRIEGGEVIETSPCATAVGTTINVRNLFFNVPARRSFLKAPTTEFRHISEVFVTCALANPWTAFRLEHEKQEVYRLAGSRAENFLDALRERLRVVLGSKVARHLVQVDEGTSYISASGFLTHPEHARKSRKNQYLFVNGRPIKSPSLNHAIRSAYDAILPEGQKPAYALFLNVDPRNVDVNVHPSKIEVRFDDDRGVYNFIQAICRRALGVAELIPQHPGAVSSLSFQQERSDSSSSWSPPARADELPALHGHQTSIVYEVEPSRLPSGADPKPSGFLWQLQDSYILTQLSNGILVVDQYAAHQRILFENALEDLRSGAGLSQQLLFHHLICLTQQDCQLLRELDPLAKALGFDYSISENRTVTVRGVPSHIRVGAEKELLQSILDGYKESSETELAPLPAEEKMARSLATRGAIQPGVKLSDEEMRTLIDRLFECNEPYRTPGGKPTLIRVTLEELNRRFDQRMADHGEPDEIIP comes from the coding sequence ATGGAGCAAGCGGCGCAAATCAGGCGAATGCCTATTGAGCTGGCCAATAAGATTGCAGCTGGTGAGGTTGTTCAGCGCCCTGCATCGGCGGTCAAGGAATTGCTTGAGAATGCAATTGATGCAGGTGCGACAGACATTTCTGTCTTGATCAAAGCATCTGGGAGTAACCTGATCCAGGTCAGAGATAACGGGACCGGGATGAGCTCACAGGATGCTGCTCAGTGCTTTGAGCGTCATGCAACCAGTAAGATTGCGCAGGCTGAGGATTTAGAAAATATCCGAACGCTGGGTTTTCGAGGCGAAGCTTTAGCATCAATCGCCGCGATTGCCCAAGTATCATTGAAGACAAAGAGGCAGGAAGGCACGGAGGGGACTCATGTGCGCATTGAAGGGGGGGAAGTCATTGAAACCTCTCCGTGTGCCACAGCTGTGGGGACAACGATTAATGTTCGGAATCTCTTCTTCAATGTCCCGGCGCGGCGGAGTTTCCTAAAAGCACCAACCACAGAATTCCGGCATATATCGGAAGTTTTTGTTACCTGCGCCTTGGCAAACCCATGGACTGCATTTAGATTAGAGCATGAAAAACAAGAGGTGTATCGGCTTGCCGGATCACGCGCCGAGAATTTTCTGGATGCACTCCGGGAACGTCTCCGTGTGGTCCTCGGATCTAAAGTGGCTCGACACCTTGTGCAGGTCGATGAAGGAACCAGCTATATCTCTGCATCGGGATTTCTGACACATCCTGAGCATGCGCGAAAATCCCGGAAAAATCAATATCTATTTGTGAATGGGAGGCCGATCAAAAGCCCCAGCTTAAATCATGCAATCAGGTCAGCGTATGATGCGATTCTTCCAGAGGGGCAAAAGCCTGCGTATGCACTATTCCTAAATGTTGATCCCCGGAATGTTGATGTGAATGTGCACCCTTCAAAGATTGAGGTTCGATTTGATGATGACCGGGGAGTCTATAATTTTATACAGGCGATCTGCAGGAGAGCCTTGGGGGTCGCTGAGTTGATTCCTCAGCACCCCGGTGCAGTTTCCTCGTTGAGTTTTCAGCAGGAACGATCAGATTCATCCAGTTCTTGGAGTCCACCGGCCCGTGCGGATGAGTTGCCAGCCTTGCATGGTCATCAGACTTCAATTGTCTATGAAGTGGAGCCGAGCCGGTTGCCCAGCGGAGCGGACCCCAAGCCGTCTGGGTTTTTATGGCAGCTACAGGATTCTTACATTCTCACGCAACTCAGTAATGGGATCCTGGTGGTAGATCAGTATGCTGCCCATCAACGGATCCTCTTTGAGAATGCTTTAGAAGATCTACGCTCGGGGGCAGGTTTGTCACAACAACTCCTGTTTCATCACTTGATCTGTTTGACGCAGCAGGACTGTCAGCTCTTACGTGAACTGGATCCACTGGCAAAAGCACTTGGGTTTGATTATTCAATCTCTGAAAACCGTACGGTGACCGTCCGTGGAGTACCCTCACACATACGAGTCGGGGCGGAAAAAGAGCTTCTTCAGTCTATTCTTGATGGATATAAGGAGAGTTCTGAGACGGAGTTAGCCCCTCTTCCGGCAGAGGAGAAAATGGCCCGTAGTCTCGCCACACGCGGTGCGATACAGCCAGGAGTAAAGTTGAGTGATGAGGAGATGAGGACACTGATTGACCGTCTTTTTGAATGTAACGAACCCTACCGTACTCCGGGGGGAAAGCCAACGCTTATTCGAGTTACACTTGAAGAGTTGAACAGACGGTTCGACCAGCGAATGGCAGATCATGGGGAGCCTGATGAAATCATTCCGTGA
- a CDS encoding phosphatidate cytidylyltransferase produces MSQILTRLFTGSIGAFLLVGSAWLGPWYFGIAVLVIALVGQVELYQLYERCGVQAWIITGLLLGAGLSLRALVPNIFLLSAVPVVGLVLWCTFTKTRQPLMRLGATLSGAVYPTTLLAFLTDLRTIPGYTEQEALVLTVTVLMLVWASDIFAFFAGSFFGKNPLAPTISPGKTWEGFLGGIGGAILAVFILNATVEMPLSIAHLIILGMVCTLSGAVGDLAESRFKRVAGVKDSGVILPGHGGILDRFDGMIVAAPLAYMYIVFIASQF; encoded by the coding sequence ATGTCACAGATATTGACTCGTTTGTTTACCGGTTCGATTGGGGCATTCTTATTGGTTGGCTCTGCATGGCTTGGGCCATGGTACTTTGGAATTGCGGTGTTGGTGATAGCACTTGTGGGGCAGGTTGAATTATATCAACTCTATGAGCGATGCGGGGTCCAGGCGTGGATCATTACAGGGTTATTGCTAGGTGCGGGTCTGTCACTGCGGGCTTTAGTTCCCAATATATTCCTGCTTAGTGCGGTCCCTGTTGTCGGCCTGGTTTTGTGGTGCACCTTCACCAAAACCCGGCAACCCCTGATGCGTTTGGGGGCAACACTTTCCGGTGCAGTCTACCCGACTACTCTGTTAGCATTTTTAACCGATCTACGTACAATCCCAGGGTATACTGAACAGGAAGCGTTAGTGCTTACCGTCACTGTGCTGATGCTTGTGTGGGCGAGTGATATTTTCGCATTCTTTGCAGGATCTTTTTTTGGTAAAAACCCATTAGCACCAACGATTTCTCCTGGCAAAACCTGGGAAGGGTTCCTCGGTGGAATCGGAGGAGCTATCCTGGCAGTGTTTATTTTGAATGCAACCGTTGAAATGCCGCTGAGTATCGCTCATTTGATTATTCTGGGGATGGTTTGTACCCTCTCCGGTGCGGTTGGAGACCTGGCTGAAAGCCGGTTTAAGCGGGTAGCAGGAGTAAAAGATTCCGGCGTTATCTTGCCGGGCCATGGAGGGATTCTGGATCGCTTTGATGGTATGATCGTAGCGGCTCCCTTAGCGTATATGTATATTGTTTTCATCGCTAGCCAATTCTAA
- a CDS encoding CPBP family intramembrane metalloprotease, protein MADKFFDKSNRPLVDAELDQADSPSGPILFDGVSGKWPTFAVLALWVFVGLIAYLFIGNLASVILLALGGVELQDLVANQQAVLAEYGSALLGANAIGLALGLGGIAILASWLDSSQLTSYLRISRCTVKELVLCIVGFFCLLPIVLGLGIFNEQLPLPEFLQTLEEQQMEIVDWLASGGGNFYLNLVFVAATPAIFEEVFFRGFVQRRAERGMGIVGGILFTGFLFGLFHLRLTQVLPLALLGCYLAYVTWRTGSLLIPVVLHFLNNGLSLVVSEWGSTSISDPESIPWSLIVGGALAFLICIRFIHQSHGQRQSHLDDWTEVFRSGTDYEAALVHARLEDADIPSVILNQRDHAFNLTHGYLAKVRVLVPKSMENSALEILSKQSLTDEELTQEALKNK, encoded by the coding sequence ATGGCCGATAAATTTTTCGATAAATCGAACCGTCCCCTTGTGGATGCAGAATTAGACCAAGCAGATTCTCCGAGTGGCCCGATTCTTTTTGATGGCGTATCGGGTAAATGGCCCACGTTTGCAGTCCTAGCACTATGGGTGTTCGTTGGACTGATTGCATATCTGTTCATCGGCAACCTCGCTTCCGTCATTCTTCTCGCATTGGGAGGGGTTGAACTCCAGGACCTAGTTGCGAATCAACAGGCTGTACTCGCCGAATATGGGAGTGCTCTACTCGGGGCGAATGCAATTGGGTTGGCATTGGGGCTTGGCGGGATCGCAATCCTTGCAAGTTGGCTGGATTCTTCCCAGCTGACAAGTTATTTGCGTATTTCCCGGTGTACGGTGAAAGAGTTAGTACTGTGTATCGTGGGCTTTTTCTGCCTGCTTCCGATTGTTCTGGGTCTTGGGATCTTCAACGAGCAGCTTCCATTACCCGAATTTCTTCAGACATTGGAAGAGCAGCAAATGGAAATCGTGGATTGGCTTGCTTCCGGAGGTGGAAACTTCTACCTGAACCTGGTTTTTGTTGCGGCAACGCCTGCGATTTTTGAAGAAGTATTTTTCCGAGGGTTTGTCCAAAGGCGTGCGGAGCGGGGAATGGGAATTGTCGGAGGAATACTATTCACCGGTTTCCTTTTTGGTTTGTTTCATTTAAGACTTACGCAAGTGCTACCACTTGCTCTATTGGGCTGTTATCTCGCATATGTTACCTGGCGTACGGGGAGCTTATTGATTCCGGTGGTTCTGCATTTTCTGAACAACGGGTTGTCGCTGGTTGTATCTGAGTGGGGATCAACATCCATTTCTGATCCAGAGAGCATTCCGTGGTCATTGATTGTGGGTGGTGCGCTTGCTTTTTTAATCTGTATCAGATTCATTCATCAAAGCCATGGGCAGAGGCAGAGCCATTTAGATGACTGGACGGAGGTCTTTCGTAGTGGTACGGACTACGAAGCCGCTTTAGTGCATGCCCGTCTGGAAGATGCAGACATCCCATCGGTCATATTGAACCAGCGGGACCATGCGTTCAATTTAACCCACGGCTACTTGGCGAAGGTAAGAGTGTTGGTGCCAAAATCCATGGAGAACTCAGCATTGGAGATCCTTTCCAAACAATCGCTCACTGATGAAGAATTGACCCAGGAAGCACTAAAGAACAAGTAG
- a CDS encoding dicarboxylate/amino acid:cation symporter — MNWQKQLHIWIILGLVLGLGYGILSAAMGWGEFTQNWISPFGDIFLNSLFMIAVPLVLGSIITGISSLSDTRKLARIGGKTIAIYIGTTVFALIIGLILVNIVRPGDTVPEDVRTELQAEWSDMAEERQESAASAEERGPLQAFVDMVPRNIAAAASNNRNMLQIVLISVLFGIALLLVPQEKARPLLGFFESLTAAVIKLVEIIMWIAPLGVFALLADTVSLISGDNLSELWSLLGALGFYMLVVLAGLILQVVITYGSLIKFFTPLGIKKFVKGIAPAQLVAFSTSSSGATLPVTMDRVENNLGVSEEVSSFVLPLGATINMDGTALYQAVAAVFIAQTLGIALGFMDQIEIILLAVLASIGTAAVPSAGIIMLIIILQSVGVPAAGIALILGVDRILDMCRTVCNVTGDATVATLVASSEGQIET; from the coding sequence ATGAATTGGCAAAAACAGTTGCACATCTGGATTATCCTCGGTCTTGTATTGGGATTGGGGTATGGGATTCTTTCCGCCGCGATGGGATGGGGAGAATTCACGCAAAATTGGATCAGCCCATTCGGGGATATATTTTTGAATTCCCTGTTTATGATTGCGGTGCCACTTGTTTTGGGATCCATCATCACTGGGATCTCCTCACTTTCAGACACACGTAAGCTTGCGCGTATCGGTGGCAAGACGATTGCAATCTACATCGGTACGACCGTTTTTGCGCTGATTATTGGCTTAATTCTTGTCAATATCGTACGTCCCGGTGATACTGTTCCCGAAGATGTACGTACCGAATTGCAAGCCGAATGGAGCGATATGGCAGAAGAGCGTCAGGAGAGTGCTGCTTCAGCCGAGGAACGTGGCCCGCTTCAGGCGTTTGTAGACATGGTACCCCGAAATATTGCAGCAGCGGCCTCGAATAATCGCAACATGCTGCAAATAGTTTTGATTTCCGTGTTGTTCGGGATCGCATTACTCTTGGTTCCACAGGAGAAAGCACGGCCGCTACTGGGCTTCTTTGAGAGCCTGACCGCAGCCGTCATTAAGCTTGTGGAAATCATCATGTGGATCGCACCGCTTGGTGTGTTTGCTCTTCTTGCAGACACCGTCAGTTTGATTTCGGGTGATAACCTGAGCGAGCTGTGGAGCCTCCTGGGAGCACTCGGTTTCTACATGCTGGTCGTGTTGGCCGGTCTTATTCTGCAGGTAGTGATCACTTATGGATCCCTGATCAAGTTCTTCACCCCATTGGGGATCAAGAAATTCGTCAAGGGGATTGCTCCCGCGCAGTTGGTTGCTTTCAGTACCTCCTCAAGTGGGGCAACGCTTCCTGTAACGATGGACCGCGTTGAGAATAATCTGGGGGTCAGTGAGGAGGTATCTTCGTTTGTGTTGCCACTTGGAGCTACAATCAATATGGATGGTACGGCCCTTTATCAGGCAGTCGCCGCTGTGTTTATCGCCCAGACGCTGGGTATTGCATTAGGGTTTATGGATCAGATTGAAATTATTCTACTGGCCGTTCTTGCCTCAATTGGGACTGCAGCAGTGCCAAGTGCTGGGATTATTATGCTGATTATCATATTGCAATCGGTCGGGGTTCCTGCGGCGGGAATTGCTTTGATTCTGGGAGTTGACCGAATACTTGATATGTGTCGAACTGTATGTAATGTAACAGGAGATGCAACGGTGGCAACCTTGGTTGCATCCTCGGAAGGACAAATTGAGACGTAA
- a CDS encoding TlpA family protein disulfide reductase encodes MTLILVFSFLFIAVGVGIIYFALRKNPYPIPQGAVQWMVTIMCVLLVCLSGLTIALVWTHQEHSSTALPSTYAEPFEFQLVSNQEKRNIADYSGRVVLLNFWATWCQPCITELPELDALQVAYHDKGLVVLTISDEALEELQLYTDLLPEETVSGYVKLEDLPESFQNELAFGRPVSYVIDGTGMIRERIRGAGNFAYFENLVTPWLAALES; translated from the coding sequence ATGACGCTCATACTTGTTTTTTCTTTTCTGTTTATTGCAGTCGGCGTTGGGATCATTTATTTTGCCCTGCGCAAAAACCCATACCCGATCCCTCAAGGGGCGGTGCAGTGGATGGTCACGATCATGTGCGTCTTGCTTGTGTGCTTGTCGGGCCTGACCATTGCGCTTGTCTGGACCCACCAAGAACATTCCAGCACCGCACTCCCGTCCACCTATGCCGAACCCTTTGAATTCCAGTTGGTCTCCAACCAGGAAAAGAGGAACATCGCCGATTACAGTGGCCGTGTAGTTCTACTGAATTTCTGGGCAACCTGGTGTCAGCCTTGTATCACCGAGTTGCCTGAACTTGATGCACTTCAGGTTGCCTATCATGACAAGGGGCTGGTGGTTTTAACCATATCAGATGAAGCCTTAGAAGAACTCCAGTTGTACACGGATCTGTTACCAGAGGAGACCGTGTCAGGCTATGTGAAGCTGGAAGATTTGCCGGAATCGTTCCAAAATGAGCTTGCGTTTGGACGTCCGGTCTCGTACGTGATTGATGGCACGGGGATGATTCGGGAACGCATTCGTGGTGCGGGCAACTTTGCATATTTCGAAAATTTGGTTACTCCATGGCTGGCCGCTCTTGAGTCATAA
- the porV gene encoding type IX secretion system outer membrane channel protein PorV has product MKSHTFRSIHILTLLILVAGSSLAQNASAQTGAAAVVFLMIEPDSRAAGMGNAGVAVADNANALFWNPAGLADQVGTEVALTHSNWLPELTSDLFFEYLVAKHHIKNWGTVGAHVTFLNLGEHEHRDEINTPLGTFRSYDLSVGVSYGFKVTENLSLGTGVRWIRSNLASVSVGAQQSRPGVSVGVDIAALYKFPEFYLGTVAGQYNLGFNLANMGPKIQYSDSEQADPIPTLLRFGQALTLEFDAYNKITLATDASKILVRQRVSEECIDPSDPETCIPTFSSDPFYRAIFSAWTPIEILTSAVNSEEQEFRSLSVIDQLLLSVGFEYWYNNLFAARGGYFYENPYNGNREFLTFGAGIRYNIVGVDFSYVYAMKENHPLSDTMRFSLLLNFAR; this is encoded by the coding sequence ATGAAAAGCCACACATTCAGATCTATTCATATTCTCACACTTTTGATTCTGGTTGCTGGTAGCAGCTTGGCTCAGAACGCCAGTGCCCAGACAGGGGCGGCAGCGGTCGTATTTCTCATGATCGAGCCCGATAGCAGGGCTGCCGGCATGGGGAATGCAGGTGTGGCGGTTGCAGACAATGCGAACGCTTTGTTCTGGAATCCTGCCGGATTGGCCGATCAGGTAGGTACCGAGGTTGCACTGACACACAGTAACTGGTTGCCCGAGCTCACCTCCGATCTCTTTTTCGAGTACCTGGTTGCGAAGCATCATATCAAAAACTGGGGGACCGTTGGTGCCCATGTCACTTTCCTCAATCTTGGGGAGCACGAACATCGAGATGAAATCAATACCCCGCTGGGGACATTTCGCTCGTATGATCTGTCTGTAGGGGTTTCGTATGGGTTCAAGGTAACCGAGAATCTTTCGCTTGGTACCGGTGTGCGTTGGATCAGATCGAATCTGGCCAGTGTCAGCGTTGGCGCACAGCAGTCACGTCCGGGTGTTTCCGTAGGAGTGGACATTGCTGCGTTGTACAAATTTCCAGAGTTCTATCTCGGTACCGTAGCTGGACAATATAATCTCGGGTTCAACCTTGCCAATATGGGGCCCAAGATTCAGTATTCGGACAGTGAACAGGCGGACCCGATTCCGACCCTGCTGCGCTTTGGGCAGGCCTTGACGCTGGAGTTTGATGCCTATAACAAGATCACGCTGGCGACGGATGCTTCAAAAATTCTTGTTCGGCAGCGAGTTTCTGAGGAATGTATTGACCCGTCCGATCCAGAAACCTGTATCCCAACCTTTTCCTCGGATCCATTTTATCGCGCAATTTTCTCTGCATGGACTCCCATTGAAATCCTGACGTCTGCTGTAAACAGTGAAGAGCAGGAGTTCCGTAGCTTATCGGTGATTGACCAACTGCTATTGTCGGTTGGCTTTGAATACTGGTATAATAACTTGTTCGCTGCCCGTGGCGGATATTTTTACGAAAATCCTTACAACGGAAACAGAGAGTTTCTGACTTTTGGGGCCGGGATCCGGTATAATATTGTCGGGGTTGATTTTTCGTACGTATATGCGATGAAGGAAAATCATCCGCTTTCGGATACCATGCGTTTCTCACTCCTTCTGAACTTTGCGCGTTAG
- the porU gene encoding type IX secretion system sortase PorU, with product MYRVKIIAVLFLLVTGNSIPVAAQDASLRLIESEPGRSLYELNAEWGDAEPSVGGLLEISEAMDLPSLVQPSVRVLGAEYDEYPFDPIEGVGGEAATIVGLGLSRKRPVATLLARLVTYDLASERLRRYRRMRIEVTYPVSQEPIRRYDASDNPHLDVNRSVLADGGFFKIAISETGMYRIDRTFLESLPGLGASVGNIDPDQIRVFGNGGAPVPALNSAPRIADLAENQVFVQGGGDGSFDEGDAVWFYGKGPRGWYSKQLTDPRGRPILDQNGELIREWTHYVHPFDSTNYYFLDIGTAESQAYVQENYTDSPVMAVLSEVNGRFFVDLDEYLWGREGGHSGHTWVSALIPGAGPGRTILQDSQLPGLGSGILRYQIRAAIQSNPAASLHYRDESRILHSVNYGPVGNVATNSIARSGITEFEQTVTANQAITLTADLEEQIGGPQAALDWVRIFYPKVLQAGEAPLQFNTPLAEVGTFTFVLQGFNSTPIVLDVTEPGGYHWLGVEPQGSTFLVQATAMSPDQPRELIAFTSDQVQSLNAVEVCGSACNVAAQNLHGIQSWPDFVIVSPSQFFDQARALADRRRAEGMTVEVVDINQIYNEFSGGQQDIRGLRDYLKFIYDRSPDEERLLKYVLLFGDGHFDYRNLDASTTFPNLIPPFETEESWNPQTSYTTDDYFGLLDDNEGLWPYVQYTFDGVNAHLNERVDVGIGRFTVHTVDEAQLMIDKIIHYENPATYGQWRNRYLFLADDGPTGTAGLQNDRDLHTQNTDVVAVAVKKLAPEINQQKIYAISYNREFLNTWRIPKARQDLLSSIDEGTLVVNFSGHGGERALAQENLFTVEDSRSLQNYDALPVFITATCSFGRWDLGNEQTGAEELLLNPAGGAIALLTTVRTVYTSGTETTLNVGMNVALNEELFQREPDHLLPRLGDALRRTKNRRVGYEGNNRKFNLLGDPTLRLGLPADHATITHINGEDLHTTTGKMRALERIELKGEVRKPDGTRDTSFDGTVSLIVFDALRQVLIPRELFWYMPQPYYEVREDLIWRGRTRVVNGEFMARFVVPKDISYANKPGKITLYAQGASEHVNGYSEQFIVGGTSDDTAHDVEGPEIDLFLGDETFTSGGLAPTQPQLFARIYDESGINTVGAGVGHEMLLVLDENELDAINIGNRYESDEDSFQSGSVSYSFEEALPPGPHTLSLRAWDVLNNSGESTLDFVVTDTEELVIRNVFNYPNPTTGPTRFVFEHNQVPGTPVKVRVRVYTLAGRPIRTLETEELLPAGPMQILWDGLDNDYARLSPGVYLYKLRAETMGAEARHVAEIIEKLAVVR from the coding sequence GTGTATCGGGTAAAGATAATTGCCGTTTTATTCCTGTTAGTAACTGGGAACTCCATACCAGTTGCAGCACAGGATGCGTCTCTGCGCCTTATTGAATCTGAGCCGGGCCGCAGCCTTTATGAATTGAATGCGGAATGGGGAGATGCGGAGCCATCTGTAGGTGGGCTCTTAGAGATTTCGGAGGCGATGGATCTTCCCTCTCTGGTGCAGCCTTCGGTTCGCGTGCTGGGGGCAGAGTACGATGAATACCCGTTTGACCCGATTGAAGGGGTTGGCGGCGAGGCGGCGACAATTGTTGGATTGGGGCTTTCTCGAAAACGGCCGGTGGCTACCTTGCTCGCTCGGCTCGTGACATATGATTTGGCCTCAGAGCGATTGCGACGTTATAGACGAATGCGCATTGAGGTCACCTATCCTGTTTCGCAGGAACCAATTCGGCGCTATGACGCATCGGACAACCCACATCTTGACGTAAATCGGAGCGTTCTGGCGGATGGGGGATTTTTCAAGATTGCCATCTCCGAGACAGGAATGTATCGGATTGACCGTACGTTTCTTGAGTCCTTGCCAGGGCTGGGGGCTTCCGTGGGAAACATTGATCCAGATCAGATCCGAGTATTTGGGAATGGAGGGGCGCCGGTTCCTGCTCTAAACAGTGCACCCCGGATTGCAGATTTGGCGGAGAATCAGGTTTTTGTACAGGGGGGAGGAGATGGGAGTTTTGATGAAGGGGATGCGGTATGGTTCTACGGCAAAGGGCCAAGAGGGTGGTACAGCAAACAGTTGACGGACCCCAGGGGACGACCGATTTTGGACCAGAACGGAGAACTCATTCGGGAATGGACTCACTATGTACATCCGTTTGACTCCACCAATTATTACTTCTTGGATATTGGGACCGCTGAAAGTCAGGCCTACGTACAGGAGAACTATACGGACAGCCCCGTTATGGCCGTACTTTCAGAAGTAAATGGGCGCTTTTTTGTAGATCTGGATGAGTACCTGTGGGGGCGGGAAGGGGGGCATTCCGGTCATACTTGGGTGAGTGCACTTATACCAGGGGCAGGTCCAGGGCGTACCATACTTCAAGATAGCCAACTACCCGGATTGGGCAGTGGCATATTAAGATACCAGATTCGGGCAGCCATACAGAGCAACCCTGCGGCTAGTCTGCATTATAGAGATGAGAGCCGTATTCTCCACAGTGTCAATTACGGGCCAGTTGGCAACGTCGCAACCAATTCAATTGCCCGTTCAGGAATTACGGAGTTTGAGCAAACGGTGACGGCGAACCAGGCCATCACCCTGACGGCTGATCTTGAGGAACAGATAGGGGGGCCTCAGGCTGCTCTCGATTGGGTACGCATATTCTACCCAAAAGTATTACAGGCGGGAGAAGCCCCACTCCAATTCAATACCCCTCTGGCCGAAGTAGGAACCTTTACATTCGTCCTGCAAGGGTTCAATTCAACCCCGATTGTTCTTGATGTCACCGAACCCGGAGGCTATCACTGGCTGGGCGTTGAGCCGCAAGGGAGTACTTTCCTAGTCCAGGCAACTGCCATGTCTCCTGATCAACCCCGGGAGTTGATTGCGTTCACATCCGATCAGGTTCAATCGCTGAATGCGGTTGAAGTGTGTGGTTCCGCATGCAATGTGGCAGCTCAGAACCTTCATGGGATTCAGTCTTGGCCGGATTTTGTCATTGTTTCTCCAAGCCAGTTTTTCGATCAAGCAAGAGCGTTGGCGGATCGCCGTAGAGCAGAGGGAATGACTGTTGAGGTCGTTGATATCAATCAAATCTACAATGAGTTCTCGGGTGGTCAACAAGATATACGCGGGCTTAGAGATTACTTGAAATTCATTTATGACAGGAGTCCCGATGAGGAGCGGCTCCTTAAATATGTACTCCTGTTTGGCGACGGACATTTTGACTATCGAAATCTGGACGCATCGACAACATTTCCGAATCTGATTCCACCGTTCGAAACCGAGGAGTCATGGAATCCCCAAACGTCCTATACGACCGATGATTATTTCGGACTGTTAGACGATAATGAAGGGCTGTGGCCATATGTGCAGTATACATTCGACGGTGTGAATGCCCATCTGAATGAACGTGTTGATGTGGGGATCGGGCGCTTTACTGTACATACGGTGGATGAAGCCCAGTTAATGATCGACAAGATTATTCACTATGAGAATCCTGCGACCTACGGTCAATGGCGGAACCGCTATCTATTTTTGGCAGATGATGGCCCCACGGGAACGGCGGGACTTCAGAACGACCGTGATCTACATACACAAAATACTGATGTGGTTGCGGTTGCAGTAAAAAAGTTGGCTCCAGAGATCAACCAGCAGAAGATCTACGCGATCTCGTACAACCGGGAGTTCTTGAATACCTGGCGCATCCCCAAGGCGCGTCAAGATTTACTGTCTTCCATTGATGAAGGTACATTGGTGGTAAATTTCAGTGGACATGGGGGAGAGCGGGCACTCGCACAGGAAAATTTATTTACCGTTGAGGATTCTCGCAGTCTTCAGAATTATGATGCTCTCCCCGTATTCATTACGGCAACCTGTTCCTTTGGGAGATGGGATTTGGGAAATGAGCAAACAGGCGCAGAGGAATTGCTTCTAAATCCTGCGGGTGGTGCCATTGCGCTCTTGACTACAGTACGCACGGTGTATACATCGGGAACTGAAACGACGCTCAATGTAGGAATGAATGTAGCCCTCAACGAGGAACTCTTTCAGCGTGAACCGGATCATTTGCTTCCCCGCCTGGGAGATGCATTGCGACGAACCAAGAACAGACGGGTAGGATACGAGGGCAATAACCGTAAATTCAACCTTCTTGGCGACCCGACTCTGCGATTGGGGCTACCGGCTGATCATGCCACAATTACTCACATCAATGGAGAAGATCTCCATACTACGACGGGAAAAATGCGTGCTTTGGAGCGGATTGAACTAAAAGGTGAAGTCCGCAAGCCGGATGGTACAAGGGATACATCCTTTGACGGTACGGTGTCACTAATCGTGTTTGATGCATTGAGACAGGTGCTAATCCCGCGAGAACTGTTCTGGTATATGCCACAGCCATACTACGAGGTGCGGGAAGATCTCATTTGGCGAGGTAGGACAAGAGTCGTCAATGGTGAGTTCATGGCACGATTTGTGGTTCCTAAAGATATATCGTACGCAAATAAGCCTGGAAAAATCACGCTCTATGCACAGGGTGCCTCGGAGCATGTAAATGGCTATTCGGAACAATTTATTGTTGGTGGGACTTCAGACGATACAGCGCATGATGTGGAAGGACCCGAGATTGACCTATTTCTTGGTGATGAAACGTTTACTAGTGGAGGATTGGCACCTACCCAACCCCAACTTTTTGCGCGTATCTACGATGAAAGTGGAATCAACACCGTAGGAGCAGGGGTCGGTCACGAGATGTTGCTTGTTCTTGATGAGAATGAACTAGATGCAATCAATATTGGGAACCGTTATGAGAGTGACGAAGATTCTTTTCAGAGCGGATCTGTTTCTTATTCATTTGAGGAAGCACTTCCCCCAGGACCACACACGCTCAGTCTTCGGGCATGGGATGTGCTCAACAACTCAGGAGAGTCCACGTTGGACTTTGTTGTTACGGATACGGAAGAACTGGTGATCAGAAACGTATTTAATTACCCGAATCCAACGACCGGACCAACACGTTTTGTGTTTGAACACAACCAAGTGCCGGGTACGCCGGTTAAAGTACGCGTTCGGGTGTATACTCTTGCAGGAAGACCCATACGAACCTTGGAAACGGAAGAGTTGTTGCCTGCAGGACCAATGCAAATTTTATGGGATGGATTGGATAACGATTATGCAAGACTCTCTCCCGGCGTGTACTTATACAAGTTGAGAGCAGAGACGATGGGAGCTGAGGCGCGGCATGTTGCTGAGATCATTGAAAAATTAGCCGTCGTGCGCTAA